From the Clostridium putrefaciens genome, one window contains:
- the lysS gene encoding lysine--tRNA ligase, with product MANEEININELEENYSEQEALRREKLLELQSNGKDPFDVYKVERTHTSLQIKDNYDTLEGKEVKLAGRLMSKRVQGKAGFADIHDKDGRIQLFIKIDILGEEKHKEFKSLDLGDLISVTGEVFKTRTEEISVKVTEYQLICKSLKPLPEKWHGLKDPDLRYRQREVDIITNPKVKETFIMRSKIIKSIREFLDNRGFLEVETPILSPIAGGAAARPFSTHHNALDMDMYLRIATELYLKRCIVAGFEKVYDMGKNFRNEGIDVRHNPEFTMIELYEAYSDYNDIMELTENLVAYACEKVHGKTVVNYEGTEINLTPPWRRATMVDLVKEYANIDFNEIKTNEEAIAIAKEKHLQFKKEIEDCTKADVLNALFEEYAESKLIQPTFVCDYPVEISPLTKKKRGNAEYTERFEGFIYGREICNAYSELNDPIVQRERFNQQAKERELGDDEAYVIDEEFMSALETGMPPTGGLGIGIDRIVMFLTDSHSIRDVILFPTMKPQN from the coding sequence ATGGCAAATGAAGAAATTAATATTAATGAACTAGAAGAAAATTATAGTGAGCAAGAAGCACTAAGAAGAGAAAAACTATTAGAATTACAATCAAATGGGAAGGATCCATTTGATGTTTATAAGGTTGAAAGAACCCATACCTCCTTACAAATTAAGGACAACTATGATACTTTAGAAGGTAAAGAAGTAAAGCTTGCGGGTAGACTTATGTCCAAAAGAGTTCAAGGTAAGGCTGGTTTTGCAGATATTCATGATAAAGATGGAAGAATTCAGTTGTTCATTAAAATAGATATATTAGGTGAGGAGAAACATAAAGAGTTTAAATCTTTAGACCTTGGAGATTTAATAAGTGTAACTGGTGAGGTTTTCAAAACAAGAACAGAAGAAATAAGCGTTAAAGTTACAGAGTATCAGCTAATTTGTAAATCCTTAAAGCCACTACCAGAAAAGTGGCATGGTTTAAAAGATCCAGACTTAAGATATAGACAAAGAGAAGTTGATATAATAACAAATCCAAAAGTAAAAGAAACATTTATTATGAGATCTAAAATAATAAAGTCTATAAGAGAGTTTTTGGATAATAGAGGATTCTTAGAAGTGGAAACACCTATACTATCTCCTATTGCTGGTGGAGCAGCTGCAAGACCATTTTCAACTCATCATAATGCCTTAGATATGGATATGTATCTTAGAATAGCAACAGAGCTATATTTGAAAAGATGCATAGTGGCAGGATTTGAAAAAGTTTATGATATGGGTAAAAACTTCAGAAATGAAGGAATTGATGTAAGACATAACCCAGAATTTACAATGATAGAATTATATGAAGCTTATTCAGATTATAATGATATTATGGAGCTTACAGAAAACCTTGTTGCTTATGCATGTGAGAAGGTTCATGGGAAAACTGTAGTTAATTACGAAGGTACAGAAATAAACCTTACTCCACCATGGAGAAGAGCTACTATGGTAGATTTAGTTAAGGAATATGCAAATATAGACTTTAACGAAATTAAAACAAATGAAGAAGCAATAGCAATAGCTAAAGAAAAACATTTACAATTCAAAAAAGAAATAGAAGATTGTACTAAAGCAGATGTATTAAATGCTTTATTTGAAGAATATGCAGAAAGTAAGTTGATACAACCAACCTTTGTGTGTGATTACCCTGTAGAAATCTCACCTCTTACTAAGAAAAAGAGAGGAAATGCAGAATATACAGAAAGATTTGAAGGGTTTATATATGGAAGAGAAATATGTAATGCTTACTCAGAATTAAATGATCCTATAGTTCAAAGAGAAAGATTTAATCAACAAGCTAAGGAAAGAGAGCTTGGTGATGATGAGGCTTACGTAATAGATGAAGAGTTTATGAGTGCATTAGAGACAGGAATGCCTCCTACAGGTGGACTTGGAATAGGAATAGATAGGATAGTAATGTTCCTTACAGATTCACATTCTATAAGAGACGTTATATTATTTCCAACAATGAAACCACAAAACTAA
- the greA gene encoding transcription elongation factor GreA, with amino-acid sequence MNEARKYIMTYEGVKKLEQELEHLKTVRRKDITEKIKVALGYGDLSENSEYDEAKNEQAFVEGRILQLENMLKNASVIDESEITTDAVSVGSIVKVKDYEFDEEVEYTIVGSAEADPMEFKISNESPVGSSLVGKKVGEIIEVNVPEGVSKFEVLNIRRD; translated from the coding sequence ATGAACGAGGCAAGGAAATATATAATGACTTATGAGGGTGTTAAAAAATTAGAGCAAGAATTAGAACACTTAAAGACAGTTAGAAGAAAAGACATAACAGAAAAGATAAAGGTAGCTTTAGGTTACGGAGATTTGAGTGAAAATTCAGAATATGATGAAGCGAAGAATGAACAAGCATTTGTTGAAGGGAGGATTCTTCAACTAGAAAACATGTTAAAGAATGCTTCTGTTATAGATGAAAGCGAAATTACTACAGATGCTGTATCCGTTGGCTCTATAGTAAAGGTTAAAGATTATGAATTTGATGAAGAAGTAGAGTATACTATAGTAGGATCAGCTGAAGCAGATCCTATGGAATTTAAGATATCTAATGAGTCACCTGTAGGAAGTTCTTTAGTGGGGAAAAAGGTTGGGGAAATCATTGAAGTAAATGTTCCAGAAGGTGTAAGTAAGTTCGAGGTTCTTAACATAAGAAGAGATTAA
- a CDS encoding transposase produces the protein MPKGPTSLRFRNLSSHVMRLCLTYNVNLALSTRHTARALLEINGVKIYHVMVSRYAITAAALVKPYVDNYDYKPTNYLAADETYTKVKGKTQYIWLVMDDIKRSILGYQASFIRDTVPCILTMRMSFQSVI, from the coding sequence ATGCCTAAAGGTCCCACTAGCCTAAGATTTAGAAACCTTTCTTCTCATGTAATGCGACTTTGCCTAACATACAACGTTAATTTAGCACTATCTACACGCCATACCGCACGTGCTCTTTTAGAAATCAACGGTGTTAAAATATATCATGTCATGGTTAGTAGATATGCCATCACCGCTGCCGCTTTAGTTAAACCCTATGTCGATAATTATGACTATAAACCTACTAATTATCTTGCTGCTGATGAAACTTATACTAAAGTCAAAGGAAAGACTCAATATATCTGGCTTGTTATGGATGACATTAAAAGATCAATTTTAGGATACCAAGCCTCATTTATCCGCGATACTGTACCTTGCATTTTAACTATGCGTATGTCTTTTCAAAGTGTAATTTAA
- a CDS encoding methylated-DNA--[protein]-cysteine S-methyltransferase — protein sequence MDKEFKGYYQSPIGIIEILAKNKGIFSINFVDNLSTPITNDLILNCTTQLDNYFKGLRKDFDIDMFYNKGTNFQIKVWDALKTIPYGSTCSYKEIAYKIKNEKAVRAVGGANNKNNLAIIIPCHRVIGINGNLIGYNGGLWKKEWLLNHEAKFKDLL from the coding sequence ATGGATAAAGAATTTAAAGGGTATTATCAATCTCCAATTGGAATAATAGAAATATTAGCTAAGAATAAAGGCATATTTTCAATTAACTTTGTCGATAACTTAAGTACTCCTATAACTAATGATTTAATTTTAAATTGTACCACTCAACTTGATAATTATTTTAAAGGACTTAGAAAAGACTTTGATATAGATATGTTTTATAATAAAGGTACCAATTTCCAAATAAAGGTTTGGGATGCCTTAAAAACCATACCTTATGGATCCACTTGTAGCTATAAAGAAATAGCATATAAAATTAAAAATGAGAAAGCTGTTAGAGCTGTAGGTGGGGCTAATAATAAAAATAACCTTGCTATTATAATTCCCTGCCATAGAGTTATAGGTATCAATGGTAATCTTATAGGATATAACGGTGGGCTATGGAAAAAGGAATGGCTTTTAAATCACGAAGCTAAATTCAAAGATTTATTATAA
- a CDS encoding type III pantothenate kinase produces the protein MVLLIDVGNTNIVLGVFDKDNLIADWRLSTDAKKTSDEYGIEILQLFLYSDLEYKQIKGVIISSVVPNIMYSLEHLIRKYFKLEPVIVGPGIKTGINIKYDNPKEVGADRIVNAVAAHYEHKRPIIIIDFGTATTFCAVNKNGDYLGGTICPGIKISSEALFERAAKLPRIELAKPSSIIGKNTITSMQAGVIYGYVGQVKYIVSKMKKEMMELGEEEPFVIATGGLATLIAEEARCIDKIDPLLTLKGLNIIYKKNEESSYGDR, from the coding sequence GTGGTATTACTTATCGATGTAGGAAATACTAATATAGTACTTGGAGTTTTTGATAAAGACAATCTTATTGCAGACTGGAGACTATCTACAGATGCAAAAAAGACATCAGATGAATATGGCATAGAAATATTACAATTATTTTTATACAGCGATTTAGAATACAAACAAATAAAAGGGGTTATAATATCTTCTGTAGTTCCTAATATAATGTATTCATTAGAACATCTTATAAGAAAGTATTTTAAATTAGAACCTGTTATTGTAGGTCCTGGTATAAAGACTGGAATAAATATTAAGTACGATAATCCTAAAGAGGTAGGGGCAGATAGAATTGTAAATGCGGTGGCAGCACATTATGAGCATAAAAGACCAATTATTATTATAGACTTTGGAACAGCAACTACCTTTTGTGCAGTAAATAAAAATGGGGATTATTTAGGTGGAACCATTTGTCCTGGTATAAAGATTTCTTCGGAGGCATTATTTGAAAGAGCTGCAAAGCTTCCTAGAATAGAACTTGCAAAACCAAGCTCTATTATTGGAAAGAATACAATAACTAGTATGCAAGCTGGTGTTATATATGGATATGTAGGCCAAGTTAAATATATTGTATCTAAAATGAAGAAAGAAATGATGGAATTAGGGGAGGAAGAGCCTTTCGTAATTGCAACAGGTGGACTCGCAACTCTTATTGCTGAGGAAGCAAGATGCATAGATAAGATAGATCCTCTACTTACATTAAAAGGACTAAATATAATATATAAAAAAAATGAGGAGTCGTCTTATGGAGATAGGTGA
- a CDS encoding transposase → MNTNYLKQMLTYINKVYHIGKKINTLKDKRIKFSAKVSTISFVVLFGFILQIRSFNRLEHLLEKNKFKKLLPKKTKVPRIDTVRRSLSDFDLEGLNNMHNQIIKTAVKNKVFRASTMDGLKVVAIDGVELFESTKKCCDKCLSRVHNGGVTHYFHRSVVCSTVGSDPHLILGQEMLEPKTDGSNKDEGETTGGKRLINRLYKEFHHFADIIVADALYCKSTWIKEVLSIGMNAVVRVKDERLHIVKDALALFKCREPNKKWVVNRKSNNYIKIKAWDEDNFEMSNSEIKVRFIKFIEEVHKKDKVEIKESWIITTDKFTSVETLWKIMHKRWDIENNAFHQLKTEWHLDHCFLHSPTGVETVLMFIVIAFNLMQLYFFRCIRGFRRKRMLQINIIEDLRDEMLLVQDWINPIFDTT, encoded by the coding sequence ATGAACACAAATTATTTAAAACAAATGCTCACCTATATTAATAAGGTATATCATATAGGCAAAAAAATCAATACCTTAAAGGATAAAAGAATAAAATTTTCTGCAAAAGTTTCAACAATCTCCTTTGTGGTATTATTTGGGTTTATACTTCAAATAAGAAGTTTCAATAGATTAGAACACTTACTTGAAAAAAATAAATTTAAAAAGTTGCTACCTAAGAAAACTAAAGTGCCACGTATTGATACCGTTAGGCGCTCATTAAGCGACTTTGACTTAGAAGGTTTAAATAATATGCACAATCAAATAATAAAAACTGCGGTAAAAAATAAAGTCTTTAGAGCTAGTACTATGGATGGTTTAAAGGTAGTGGCAATAGATGGTGTAGAATTATTTGAAAGCACCAAAAAGTGTTGTGATAAATGTCTTAGCCGAGTTCACAATGGTGGAGTTACTCATTATTTTCACAGGTCAGTAGTATGTTCAACTGTAGGCTCTGATCCGCACCTTATTTTAGGACAGGAAATGCTTGAACCTAAAACAGATGGATCAAATAAGGATGAAGGTGAAACTACCGGAGGGAAACGCCTAATCAATAGGCTATATAAAGAATTTCATCATTTTGCAGATATCATAGTCGCTGACGCTCTATATTGTAAATCCACTTGGATTAAAGAAGTGCTATCAATTGGAATGAATGCAGTAGTACGAGTTAAAGATGAAAGACTTCATATTGTCAAAGATGCATTAGCTTTATTCAAGTGCAGGGAGCCAAATAAAAAGTGGGTTGTGAATAGAAAAAGTAACAACTATATAAAAATAAAAGCCTGGGATGAAGATAATTTTGAAATGTCTAATTCAGAGATAAAAGTAAGATTTATAAAGTTTATAGAAGAAGTACATAAAAAAGATAAAGTAGAAATCAAAGAATCATGGATTATAACTACAGACAAATTTACTTCAGTAGAAACTTTGTGGAAGATAATGCATAAAAGATGGGATATTGAAAATAATGCGTTTCATCAGTTAAAAACGGAGTGGCATTTAGATCATTGCTTTCTTCATAGCCCTACAGGTGTAGAAACAGTGCTTATGTTTATAGTAATAGCCTTTAACTTAATGCAATTATATTTTTTTCGGTGCATTAGAGGGTTTAGAAGAAAAAGGATGTTGCAAATAAATATAATTGAGGATTTAAGGGATGAGATGCTATTAGTACAAGATTGGATAAATCCTATCTTCGATACTACTTAA
- the murD gene encoding UDP-N-acetylmuramoyl-L-alanine--D-glutamate ligase yields MSNKGFKEFEEYIKDKRVAVVGVGVSNIPLISFLVGMGAKVTAFDKKTESELGDIVKDLKEKSVNFVLGKGYLDNLSNFEVIFKTPSMRIDSKELLRAKSEGSYITSEMEEFVRYCPAKIYGVTGSDGKTTTTTIIYNLLKEQGYKTWVGGNIGKPLFSDIKKIKPEDRVVIELSSFQLMTMDVCPEVSIVTNITPNHLDMHKGMEEYIESKKNVFLNQDKQGLLILNRENSITYEMKDEAKGRVEFFSSKRLLSNGAYYKDGFLYLKDEVICEAKNMAVKGIHNIENYMAAFLAVEHEVSKDNIAKVFSNFKGVPHRNEFVREVNGVRYYNDSIGSSPTRTLATISVFEKPVILIAGGYDKSIPFEPLAKEGYKNIKSIILLGNTKEKIKVVFEELKKDKGIDIPLYEVDSLEEAVTKAQLISGNEDNVVLSPACASFDMFKNFEVRGNKFKELVNDLK; encoded by the coding sequence ATGTCTAATAAAGGATTTAAAGAGTTTGAGGAATATATAAAGGATAAAAGAGTTGCAGTAGTTGGTGTAGGGGTAAGTAATATACCGCTTATAAGCTTTCTTGTAGGGATGGGAGCTAAAGTGACAGCCTTTGATAAAAAAACAGAATCTGAACTTGGGGATATAGTTAAAGATTTAAAAGAGAAATCTGTAAACTTTGTGTTGGGAAAAGGTTACTTAGATAATCTTTCTAACTTTGAAGTTATATTTAAAACACCTTCTATGAGAATAGATAGTAAGGAGCTTCTTAGAGCTAAAAGTGAAGGTTCATATATAACATCTGAGATGGAAGAGTTTGTAAGATATTGCCCAGCGAAGATATATGGAGTAACAGGTAGTGATGGAAAGACTACTACTACTACTATCATATATAATCTTTTAAAGGAACAAGGCTATAAGACCTGGGTGGGTGGTAATATAGGTAAACCTTTATTTTCAGATATAAAAAAGATAAAACCAGAAGATAGAGTTGTAATAGAATTATCTAGCTTTCAATTAATGACTATGGATGTTTGTCCAGAAGTTTCAATTGTAACAAATATCACGCCAAATCATTTAGATATGCATAAAGGAATGGAGGAATATATAGAATCTAAGAAAAATGTATTTTTAAATCAAGATAAACAAGGGTTGCTAATATTAAATAGAGAAAATAGTATTACTTATGAAATGAAAGATGAAGCTAAGGGAAGGGTGGAATTTTTTAGTAGCAAAAGGTTATTAAGCAACGGAGCCTATTATAAAGATGGGTTTTTATATTTAAAAGATGAGGTTATATGCGAAGCAAAGAACATGGCTGTTAAAGGTATTCATAATATAGAAAATTACATGGCAGCATTTTTAGCTGTAGAGCATGAGGTTAGCAAAGATAATATAGCAAAGGTATTTAGTAACTTTAAGGGTGTTCCTCATAGAAATGAATTTGTAAGGGAAGTTAATGGGGTAAGATATTATAATGATTCTATAGGATCAAGTCCTACTAGAACCCTTGCAACTATATCTGTTTTTGAAAAGCCTGTTATATTAATTGCAGGGGGATATGATAAATCCATACCTTTTGAGCCTTTAGCAAAGGAAGGTTACAAAAATATAAAATCAATTATTTTACTTGGAAATACAAAAGAAAAGATAAAGGTGGTATTTGAAGAGTTAAAAAAGGATAAAGGTATAGATATACCTTTATACGAAGTTGATTCATTAGAAGAGGCTGTTACAAAGGCTCAATTAATATCTGGTAATGAAGACAATGTCGTGTTATCTCCAGCTTGTGCAAGTTTTGATATGTTTAAGAACTTTGAGGTTAGAGGAAATAAGTTTAAGGAGTTAGTTAATGATTTAAAGTAA
- the dusB gene encoding tRNA dihydrouridine synthase DusB, with translation MEIGDIYIKNPVFLAPMAGFTDVAFRSICKSMGCGLTYTEMVSAKALYYGNENTQRLLMVSENERPLAVQIFGSDPYIMANIAEKLSERENVDIIDINMGCPALKIIKNGEGSALMKNPKLAFDIVREVSRASKKPVTVKIRKGFTKGESTAVDFAKGLEEAGAKAITVHGRTREQMYQGKADWNIIKEVKSVLSIPVIGNGDVFSAENAKDLVELSGCDGVMVARGALGNPWIFNEINDMLRGENVISPTPLEKVDLCIQHYKRSLEYDKEEKAVREMRKHIALYIKGLKNCTDIKNDVNICKESKEVIEILQSYKESLKDT, from the coding sequence ATGGAGATAGGTGATATATACATTAAAAATCCCGTTTTTTTAGCTCCTATGGCTGGATTTACTGATGTAGCTTTTAGGTCTATATGTAAAAGTATGGGATGTGGTCTTACATATACTGAAATGGTTAGTGCTAAAGCTCTATACTATGGAAATGAAAATACACAAAGGCTATTAATGGTTTCAGAAAATGAAAGGCCACTGGCGGTACAGATATTTGGGAGTGACCCTTATATCATGGCTAACATAGCAGAAAAGCTAAGCGAGAGAGAAAATGTAGATATAATTGATATAAATATGGGCTGTCCTGCCCTTAAGATAATTAAAAATGGTGAAGGATCTGCACTAATGAAAAATCCAAAACTTGCTTTTGATATTGTTAGAGAGGTGTCAAGGGCATCTAAAAAACCTGTAACGGTAAAGATAAGAAAAGGATTTACAAAAGGTGAGTCTACAGCTGTAGACTTTGCTAAAGGTTTAGAAGAAGCAGGAGCAAAAGCTATAACAGTTCATGGTAGGACTAGAGAACAAATGTATCAAGGTAAAGCAGATTGGAATATCATAAAAGAAGTTAAAAGTGTATTATCTATTCCTGTAATAGGAAATGGAGATGTTTTCTCAGCGGAGAATGCTAAAGACCTTGTAGAGTTATCAGGCTGTGATGGAGTTATGGTAGCTAGAGGAGCCCTCGGGAACCCGTGGATATTTAATGAAATAAATGATATGCTAAGAGGAGAAAATGTTATAAGCCCAACCCCTTTAGAGAAGGTTGATTTATGTATACAACATTATAAAAGGTCATTAGAATATGATAAAGAGGAAAAAGCAGTAAGAGAAATGAGAAAGCATATAGCACTGTATATTAAGGGGTTAAAAAACTGTACAGATATAAAAAATGATGTTAATATATGTAAGGAATCAAAAGAAGTTATTGAGATATTGCAAAGCTATAAAGAAAGTTTAAAAGATACATAA
- a CDS encoding glycine--tRNA ligase has translation MTFEKTMDKVVGLCKGRGFVYPGSEIYGGLANSWDYGPLGVELKNNVKKAWWQKFVQGNPYNVGVDCAILMNNEVWIASGHIGGFSDPLMDCKECKSRFRADKLVEDHMTENGAEVASADGWSNIELKEYIDSNDIHCPKCEKKNFTDIRKFNLMFKTFQGVTEDAKSEIYLRPETAQGIFVNFKNVQRTSRKKIPFGIGQIGKSFRNEITPGNFTFRTREFEQMELEFFCKPGTDLEWFEYWRDYCWNFLLNLGMGKDNLRMRDHAKEELSFYSKATSDIEYLFPFGWGELWGIADRTDYDLKKHADSSGEDMSYLDPTTNEKYVPYCIEPSLGADRVVLAFLSEAYEEEELEGGDVRTVLHLHPALAPFKAAVLPLSKKLSEKSTEVYSKLREEFNVDYDEAGSIGKRYRREDEIGTPYCITVDFQTLEDDTVTIRDRDTMKQIRMNIDELSEFIKLKMKF, from the coding sequence ATGACGTTTGAAAAGACAATGGATAAAGTTGTAGGACTTTGTAAGGGAAGAGGATTTGTATACCCAGGATCAGAGATATATGGAGGGCTTGCTAACTCTTGGGATTATGGCCCTTTAGGCGTAGAACTTAAAAATAATGTTAAAAAGGCTTGGTGGCAAAAGTTTGTACAAGGAAACCCTTATAACGTTGGGGTGGACTGTGCAATACTTATGAACAACGAAGTTTGGATTGCTTCAGGACATATTGGCGGGTTTTCTGATCCTCTTATGGATTGTAAAGAGTGCAAATCAAGATTTAGAGCAGATAAATTAGTTGAAGATCATATGACAGAAAACGGAGCAGAGGTAGCTTCAGCTGATGGGTGGAGTAACATAGAGTTAAAAGAGTATATCGATAGTAATGATATACACTGTCCAAAGTGTGAAAAGAAAAACTTTACAGATATAAGAAAGTTTAATCTTATGTTTAAAACTTTTCAAGGGGTAACAGAAGATGCTAAATCAGAAATATATTTAAGACCAGAAACAGCTCAAGGTATATTTGTTAACTTTAAAAATGTACAAAGAACCTCAAGAAAAAAGATACCATTTGGAATAGGTCAAATAGGTAAGTCCTTCAGAAATGAGATAACACCTGGTAACTTTACTTTTAGAACTAGGGAGTTTGAACAAATGGAATTAGAATTTTTCTGTAAACCAGGAACTGATTTAGAATGGTTTGAATACTGGAGAGATTATTGTTGGAACTTCCTGCTAAATTTAGGAATGGGAAAAGATAATTTAAGAATGAGAGATCATGCTAAAGAGGAACTTTCATTTTATAGTAAAGCTACATCAGATATAGAATACCTGTTTCCATTTGGATGGGGTGAACTTTGGGGTATAGCAGATAGGACAGATTATGACTTGAAAAAACATGCAGATAGTTCAGGGGAAGATATGAGTTATCTAGATCCTACTACAAATGAAAAATATGTGCCTTACTGTATAGAGCCTTCCTTAGGAGCGGATAGAGTTGTATTAGCATTTCTTTCTGAGGCTTATGAAGAAGAGGAATTAGAAGGTGGAGATGTAAGAACGGTATTACACTTGCATCCAGCTTTAGCACCTTTTAAAGCAGCAGTGCTACCTCTTAGTAAAAAGCTTTCTGAAAAGTCTACAGAAGTTTATTCTAAATTGAGAGAAGAATTTAATGTGGATTATGATGAAGCTGGAAGTATAGGTAAGAGATACAGAAGAGAAGATGAAATTGGAACACCATACTGCATTACAGTAGACTTCCAAACTCTTGAAGATGACACTGTTACTATAAGAGATAGAGATACAATGAAACAGATAAGAATGAATATAGATGAACTATCAGAATTTATAAAGTTAAAGATGAAGTTTTAA
- a CDS encoding formate--tetrahydrofolate ligase gives MKTDIQIAQEAKMMPIKNISKKMGILEDDVDFYGKYKCKLSLDILEKNKDKKDGKLILVTAINPTPAGEGKSTVTVGLGQALCKMDKNAVIALREPSLGPVFGVKGGAAGGGYAQVVPMEEINLHFTGDMHAITTTNNLLAAAIDNHIHQGNSLEIDSRRIVFKRVMDMNDRALRKTVVGLGGKPNGFLREDGFMITVASEVMAILCLSNSLMELKERMGDILVAYSLKGHPIYCKDLKVQGAMALLMKDAIKPNLVQTLENTPAIIHGGPFANIAHGCNSIIATKTALKLGDYVVTEAGFGADLGAEKFFDIKCRFGNLKPNCVVIVATVRAIKHHGGVKKEDLGKNDVGAVANGIKNLEKQIENIKAFGVAPVVAINRFLTDSDEELKFIEDYCNNIGAKVALTEVWAKGGEGGMELAKIVIDTIENEESKFSVLYDSDLSIKEKINKIATTIYGAKGVIYEIQAEKQIKELEKFGLDKKPICVAKTQYSLSDNPQLLGRPEGFEVTVKEVKVSNGAGFIVALTGDIMTMPGLPKVPAAENMDITESGEILGLF, from the coding sequence ATGAAAACTGATATTCAAATAGCACAAGAGGCAAAAATGATGCCAATAAAAAATATATCTAAAAAGATGGGGATACTAGAAGATGATGTAGATTTTTATGGTAAATATAAGTGTAAGCTTTCCTTAGATATTTTAGAAAAAAACAAAGATAAAAAAGATGGAAAGTTAATACTGGTAACAGCTATAAATCCAACACCAGCAGGAGAAGGTAAGTCAACTGTTACGGTAGGACTTGGTCAAGCATTATGCAAAATGGATAAAAACGCAGTAATTGCACTTAGAGAACCATCTTTAGGACCAGTTTTTGGTGTTAAGGGTGGAGCAGCTGGTGGTGGGTATGCACAAGTAGTACCTATGGAAGAGATAAATCTTCATTTCACTGGAGATATGCATGCCATAACTACAACAAATAACTTATTAGCAGCAGCTATAGATAACCATATTCATCAAGGAAATTCACTAGAGATTGATTCAAGAAGGATAGTTTTTAAAAGAGTTATGGATATGAATGATAGAGCATTAAGGAAGACAGTTGTAGGACTTGGTGGCAAACCAAATGGATTTTTAAGAGAAGATGGATTTATGATAACTGTAGCTTCGGAAGTTATGGCTATACTATGTCTTTCTAATAGTCTTATGGAACTTAAAGAACGTATGGGAGATATATTGGTAGCTTATAGTTTAAAAGGACATCCTATTTATTGCAAAGACTTAAAGGTTCAAGGTGCAATGGCTCTTTTGATGAAGGATGCTATAAAGCCTAATTTAGTTCAAACACTAGAAAATACTCCTGCGATAATTCATGGAGGACCTTTCGCTAACATAGCACATGGATGTAATAGTATAATTGCAACTAAAACAGCATTAAAACTAGGGGATTACGTAGTAACTGAAGCTGGATTCGGTGCTGATCTTGGAGCAGAAAAATTCTTTGATATAAAGTGCAGGTTTGGAAATTTAAAACCTAATTGTGTTGTTATAGTAGCTACAGTAAGAGCTATAAAACATCATGGTGGAGTAAAGAAAGAAGATTTAGGTAAAAATGATGTAGGGGCTGTAGCAAATGGAATAAAAAATTTGGAAAAACAAATAGAAAATATCAAGGCTTTTGGAGTTGCGCCGGTTGTTGCAATAAATAGGTTCTTAACAGATTCAGATGAGGAATTAAAGTTTATAGAAGATTATTGCAATAATATAGGAGCAAAAGTGGCGTTAACAGAAGTGTGGGCTAAAGGCGGAGAGGGCGGAATGGAACTTGCTAAAATTGTTATAGATACAATAGAAAATGAAGAGAGTAAGTTTAGCGTATTGTATGACAGTGATTTAAGTATAAAAGAAAAGATAAATAAAATAGCAACAACTATATATGGTGCTAAGGGCGTTATTTATGAAATCCAAGCAGAAAAACAAATTAAGGAACTTGAAAAGTTTGGACTTGATAAAAAACCTATATGTGTAGCTAAAACTCAATACTCATTATCTGATAATCCACAGCTTTTGGGAAGACCTGAAGGATTTGAAGTTACGGTAAAGGAAGTTAAAGTTTCAAATGGTGCAGGGTTTATAGTTGCCTTAACAGGAGATATAATGACTATGCCAGGTCTACCAAAAGTACCAGCAGCAGAAAACATGGATATAACTGAAAGTGGAGAAATACTAGGATTATTTTAA